The DNA region GCGCACGCTTTCTTCGCCACCCGGTATGACCCGTTCATGCCGATCTGTTTCGTCGGGACGGTCGTGGGCGACATCGCCCTGGCCGTGCTCGCCCCCGAGGCGGCGGCTTCCGGTTTCTACATCGTGGGCGCGGTACTCGCGCTGGCCACGGTGACGATCTCGCTGGTCAAGAACGTCCCGACGAACAAGTGGGTCCAGACCCTCGACCCCGAGAACCTTCCCGAAGGCCCCGACTACGAGGGCAAGCGGGCGGACTGGGGCCGGTGGAACCGCAATCGCAGCTACCTGGCGGTGGCCGCGCTCGTGGCCAACTGCGCCGCGTTGGCCGCGTTGGCCGTGTTGATCTGACAGTCGCGAACAATGTTGGAAGGAAACGCAATGGATCTGGGCCTCAAGGGAAAGAAGGCGCTGGTCACCGGCGGCGTCCGCGGTGTGGGCCGCGGCATCGTGCTGGCGCTGGCCAAGGCCGGTGTCGACGTCGTCACCTGCTACCGGCAGGACAGCGAGCTGGTCGAGTCGCTTCGCCGTGAGCTCAAGGAGATCGGCGGCCAGCACCACGTCATCCAGGCCGACCTGGCCGAGCCCGAGCAGATCACCGAGTTCATGACCGAGGTCAAGAACCAGTTCGGCACCCTCGACCTGATCGTGAACAACGCGGGCACCATCTCGCACGTGCCCTACGGCCAGCTCGAGCTCGACGAGTGGCTGCGCATCCTCAACACCAACGTCACCGCCGTGCACCTGGTCATCCAGCAGGCGCTGCCGTTCCTGGCCGAGGACGC from Alloactinosynnema sp. L-07 includes:
- a CDS encoding DUF1772 domain-containing protein, yielding MLAVLIPLVLLMSGLSAGVLLGTQLGGFPLLAALPTDRYVHAHAFFATRYDPFMPICFVGTVVGDIALAVLAPEAAASGFYIVGAVLALATVTISLVKNVPTNKWVQTLDPENLPEGPDYEGKRADWGRWNRNRSYLAVAALVANCAALAALAVLI
- a CDS encoding SDR family NAD(P)-dependent oxidoreductase, translated to MDLGLKGKKALVTGGVRGVGRGIVLALAKAGVDVVTCYRQDSELVESLRRELKEIGGQHHVIQADLAEPEQITEFMTEVKNQFGTLDLIVNNAGTISHVPYGQLELDEWLRILNTNVTAVHLVIQQALPFLAEDASIVNIGSKSSEVGIPLRSHYTTTKAALRGLTRSLAKEFGTKGLRFNVLALGVIETEALDAMPEEQQAMMRKRYSEKTALGRLGTPDEVAGAVLWLASDLSKYVTGATIHVDGGIS